A single window of Arcobacter venerupis DNA harbors:
- a CDS encoding quinone-dependent dihydroorotate dehydrogenase — MISYETLKKILFKFEPETAHNLAEIGLRVLGNFSIMKNYMENRNYISNPKLTQEIFGVRFENPVGLAAGFDKNATMIKSMKSLGFGFTEIGTMTLKPQDGNPKPRMFRYPELRSVQNAMGFNNKGSHEVLKNLKKVYPFNIPVGANIGKNKTTPEEFALSDYKSLIKKFEANSDYLVINISSPNTPNLRDLQNEKFITELFTMAKELTSKPILLKIAPDMEASMAIDLCNSAINAGAAGIIATNTTIDYTLVPNCQNFGGLSGACLTQKSASLFKELAKELFGKTVLISVGGIATGEQAYERIKDGANLVQSYTGMIFEGPSMVKKINEEILELMAKDGYENISQAIGANLK; from the coding sequence TTGATTAGTTATGAAACACTGAAAAAAATCTTATTTAAGTTTGAACCAGAGACTGCACACAATCTTGCAGAAATTGGTTTAAGAGTTTTAGGAAACTTTTCTATTATGAAAAATTATATGGAAAATAGAAACTATATATCAAATCCTAAATTAACTCAAGAAATTTTTGGTGTAAGATTTGAAAATCCAGTTGGGCTTGCTGCTGGTTTTGATAAAAATGCAACAATGATTAAATCTATGAAATCTTTAGGATTTGGCTTTACTGAAATTGGTACAATGACTTTAAAACCTCAAGATGGAAATCCAAAACCTAGAATGTTTAGATACCCTGAACTTAGATCAGTTCAAAATGCAATGGGATTTAATAATAAAGGTTCACATGAAGTTTTAAAAAACTTAAAAAAAGTTTATCCATTTAATATACCAGTTGGTGCGAATATAGGGAAAAATAAAACTACACCTGAAGAGTTTGCCCTAAGTGATTATAAAAGTTTAATAAAAAAATTTGAAGCAAATAGTGATTATTTAGTAATAAATATTTCAAGTCCAAATACTCCAAATTTAAGAGATTTACAAAATGAGAAGTTCATAACAGAACTTTTTACAATGGCAAAAGAGTTAACATCAAAACCAATATTACTAAAAATTGCACCTGATATGGAAGCTAGTATGGCAATTGATTTATGTAATAGTGCAATAAATGCAGGAGCTGCTGGAATAATTGCCACAAATACAACTATAGATTATACTTTAGTGCCAAATTGTCAAAATTTTGGTGGATTGTCAGGAGCTTGTTTGACGCAAAAATCTGCTAGTTTATTTAAAGAGTTAGCAAAAGAATTATTTGGAAAAACAGTTTTAATCTCTGTTGGTGGAATTGCAACAGGTGAACAAGCTTATGAAAGAATCAAAGATGGTGCAAATCTTGTACAATCATATACAGGAATGATTTTTGAGGGACCTTCAATGGTTAAAAAAATAAATGAAGAGATATTAGAACTAATGGCAAAAGATGGATATGAAAATATTTCACAAGCCATTGGAGCTAATTTAAAATAA
- a CDS encoding Fur family transcriptional regulator codes for MTNYTNLLKEYDLKVTPQRVAIVEELYKNGHMNIDDLYKKLLSKFPSVSLATIYKNINAMIEKVFLSEVKIPNSKSVYELVKAEHAHLVCSSCGYIEDIMIDASSVLAEASTISSFKIDSTNIILSGLCPHCKK; via the coding sequence ATGACAAATTATACAAATTTATTAAAAGAATATGATTTAAAAGTTACTCCGCAAAGAGTAGCGATTGTTGAAGAACTTTACAAAAATGGTCACATGAACATTGATGATTTATACAAAAAACTATTATCTAAGTTCCCATCTGTATCATTAGCAACTATTTATAAGAATATTAATGCAATGATCGAAAAAGTTTTTCTTTCAGAGGTAAAAATACCAAACTCAAAATCTGTTTATGAGTTAGTTAAAGCAGAACATGCCCATTTAGTTTGTTCTTCTTGTGGATATATTGAAGATATTATGATAGATGCATCTAGTGTTTTAGCTGAAGCTTCAACTATAAGTTCATTTAAAATTGATTCTACAAATATAATTCTGAGTGGTCTTTGCCCACATTGTAAAAAATAG
- a CDS encoding ABC transporter ATP-binding protein, whose product MRDFFKQYAPYYKNYILYFFYSFIGIILVSASTSGTAYAIQPLLDDIFINKDEKMLHIMPFIIIALYAAKGFGGYIQAYYISYIGQDITRIVRDKLFSHILTLDMDFFQKKHGGELVSRITNDINRIQRAISNSVAEFIRESLTIVGLVALVIYHSPELAFYGLIVLPLAILPLSKLAKRMKKLSFKSQESNSNITTSLSESFNNIEIIKANSSEKIEATKFSIHNMIFFKYNMKALKTNGLTSPLMEVIGSLAFAAVIVVGGSKVISGELSTGTFSSFIAALFMLYTPIKKLSSLYNNMQDALAANERINDMFAQKAIITSGEVIFPSNIQTINFKDVFLKYDDFIALKGINLEVKKGETIALVGDSGGGKSSLINLVIRFYDTTSGNILLNDTSIKDFDIKSLRENISIVTQRVYIFNDTIASNVAYGYEIDEIRVIEVLKQAHAYDFVMKMKKGINTILDEFGTNLSGGQRQRIAIARALYKNPQILILDEATSALDNESESIISEVIQEVSTNKITFIIAHRLSTIKNANKIAVFKDGEIIGLGSEKELLNSCKEYQRLYNLANI is encoded by the coding sequence ATGAGAGACTTTTTTAAACAATATGCACCCTACTACAAAAACTATATTTTATACTTTTTTTATTCATTCATAGGAATTATTTTAGTTTCAGCCTCAACTTCTGGAACTGCCTATGCAATTCAGCCTTTACTTGATGATATTTTTATTAATAAAGATGAAAAAATGCTTCATATAATGCCTTTTATAATAATTGCACTTTATGCTGCAAAAGGTTTTGGTGGATATATTCAAGCTTATTACATCTCTTATATAGGACAAGATATTACAAGAATTGTAAGGGATAAACTTTTTTCTCATATTTTAACACTTGATATGGATTTCTTTCAAAAAAAACATGGTGGAGAACTTGTAAGTAGAATTACAAATGATATAAATAGAATTCAAAGAGCTATTTCAAATAGTGTTGCTGAATTTATTAGAGAATCTTTAACAATTGTTGGATTAGTTGCTTTAGTAATTTATCACTCACCTGAACTTGCATTTTATGGATTAATTGTATTACCACTTGCAATTTTGCCTTTATCAAAACTTGCAAAAAGAATGAAAAAATTATCGTTTAAATCACAAGAGAGTAACTCAAATATTACTACAAGTCTTAGTGAATCATTTAACAATATAGAAATAATAAAAGCAAATTCAAGTGAAAAAATAGAAGCAACTAAATTTTCAATTCATAATATGATTTTTTTCAAATACAATATGAAAGCTTTAAAAACAAATGGCCTAACTTCACCATTAATGGAAGTTATAGGTTCATTGGCTTTTGCAGCAGTAATAGTTGTTGGTGGTTCAAAGGTTATCTCAGGAGAGCTTTCAACAGGAACTTTTAGTTCATTTATTGCAGCACTATTTATGTTATATACGCCTATTAAAAAACTATCTTCACTTTATAATAATATGCAAGATGCTCTTGCTGCAAATGAAAGAATTAATGATATGTTTGCTCAAAAAGCAATAATTACATCTGGAGAAGTAATTTTTCCTTCAAATATTCAAACTATAAATTTCAAAGATGTTTTCTTAAAATATGACGATTTTATAGCTCTAAAAGGGATAAATTTAGAAGTAAAAAAAGGTGAAACAATTGCACTTGTGGGAGATAGTGGTGGGGGAAAATCTTCTTTAATAAATCTTGTAATTAGATTTTATGATACGACAAGTGGAAATATTTTATTAAATGATACTTCAATAAAAGATTTTGATATAAAATCTCTTAGGGAAAACATTTCAATCGTAACCCAAAGGGTTTATATTTTCAATGACACAATAGCTTCAAATGTTGCTTATGGTTATGAAATAGATGAGATAAGAGTTATAGAAGTTTTAAAACAAGCCCATGCTTATGATTTTGTCATGAAAATGAAAAAAGGCATAAATACAATTTTAGATGAATTTGGAACAAACTTAAGTGGAGGACAAAGACAAAGAATTGCTATTGCAAGAGCTTTATATAAAAATCCACAAATACTAATTTTAGATGAAGCAACATCAGCTTTAGATAATGAAAGCGAATCAATTATTAGTGAAGTAATACAAGAAGTAAGCACTAATAAAATAACTTTTATTATAGCTCATAGATTAAGTACAATTAAAAATGCAAATAAAATCGCTGTTTTTAAAGATGGTGAAATAATTGGTTTAGGAAGTGAAAAAGAACTTTTAAACTCTTGTAAAGAGTACCAAAGATTATATAATCTTGCAAATATATAA
- a CDS encoding endonuclease/exonuclease/phosphatase family protein: MFKFLLLFIFTITLNANNFKIASYNVENFFDLKDDNSEYSEFIPNTASQWNQKNFNIKIDNIVKVLKDLDADIVALQEIENRELMQLLVKKLPNYQYYSFIKYPDSAIGVGFLSKIKIKNNQNLDVKFRTKLFRPILETTFIYDNIEFKVFNNHWPSKAVGESYRIKYAKNLQERISTLPKDYDYILIGDFNSDYNEMQTFRTNQKLNNTSGITGINQILNTTIDNQFITYEDILKNEKRVHYNLWLDLPSNERFSSKYMGQSSTPDDIIIPPALFDTKKVSYIPKSFNVFKPSYLYEDNVVNRWKMTSGKFNKRHLGEGYSDHLPIYAEFSVNKKDTNSLKNIEKQQKDQTTISDLYQKEKLVKSIFLQDAIVIYKDDDKVIIKRRDDKAIFIYSKAKELNLGYSYNLQINQIFNYNGLKEIKDFAILDELNKVDDYKSLYLDAKDIDIFDFKYENEIVTNLKGIVKNSKLYLSDDKYIKIYSNKRNLLPKNGEIITILTGHLASYKGNMQVIIYQPSDIKIGL, translated from the coding sequence TTGTTTAAATTTCTCTTATTATTCATATTTACAATTACATTAAATGCTAATAATTTTAAAATTGCCTCTTATAATGTTGAAAATTTTTTTGATTTAAAAGATGACAATAGTGAATATAGTGAATTTATACCAAATACAGCTTCACAATGGAACCAAAAGAATTTCAATATAAAAATAGATAATATTGTAAAAGTATTAAAAGATTTAGATGCAGATATTGTAGCTTTACAAGAGATTGAAAATAGAGAATTAATGCAACTACTTGTAAAAAAACTCCCAAATTATCAATATTACTCTTTTATTAAATATCCTGATTCCGCAATTGGTGTTGGATTCTTATCAAAAATTAAAATTAAAAATAATCAAAATTTAGATGTAAAATTTAGAACAAAACTTTTTAGACCAATTTTAGAAACTACTTTTATATATGATAATATTGAGTTTAAAGTTTTTAATAATCACTGGCCTTCAAAGGCTGTGGGAGAAAGTTATAGAATAAAATATGCAAAAAATCTACAAGAAAGAATCTCTACTCTTCCAAAAGATTATGATTATATTTTAATAGGTGATTTCAACTCTGATTATAATGAAATGCAAACTTTTAGAACAAATCAGAAATTAAATAATACTTCAGGAATAACAGGAATTAATCAAATTTTAAATACAACAATAGATAATCAATTCATAACATATGAAGATATTTTAAAAAACGAAAAAAGAGTTCATTATAATTTATGGTTAGACTTACCTTCAAATGAAAGATTTTCAAGTAAATATATGGGGCAAAGTAGTACTCCTGATGATATTATTATTCCACCTGCTCTATTTGATACAAAAAAAGTCTCTTACATACCAAAATCATTTAATGTTTTTAAACCTTCATATTTATATGAAGACAATGTTGTAAATAGATGGAAAATGACATCTGGTAAATTTAATAAAAGACATTTAGGAGAAGGATATTCTGATCATCTTCCAATATATGCAGAATTTTCAGTTAATAAAAAAGATACTAATTCTTTAAAAAATATAGAAAAACAACAAAAAGATCAAACAACAATTTCTGATTTATATCAAAAAGAAAAATTAGTAAAAAGTATATTTTTGCAAGATGCTATTGTTATTTACAAAGATGATGATAAAGTAATTATCAAAAGAAGAGATGATAAAGCAATTTTTATTTATTCAAAAGCAAAAGAGTTGAATCTAGGTTATTCATATAATCTTCAAATTAATCAAATCTTTAATTACAATGGATTAAAAGAGATAAAAGATTTTGCTATTTTAGATGAATTGAACAAAGTTGATGATTATAAATCTTTATATTTAGATGCAAAAGACATTGATATTTTTGATTTTAAATATGAAAATGAAATTGTAACAAATTTAAAAGGTATTGTAAAAAATTCAAAATTATATTTATCAGATGATAAATATATAAAAATATATTCAAATAAAAGAAATTTATTACCAAAAAATGGTGAAATAATTACTATTTTAACTGGTCATTTAGCCTCTTACAAAGGCAATATGCAAGTAATTATTTACCAACCATCTGATATAAAAATAGGATTATAA
- the ybeY gene encoding rRNA maturation RNase YbeY has product MIDLENNTDFEIDISSLENIANTLTKKDIELMVVKNDEIQVLNKEHRNIDKATDVLSFPMDFDFDNMPLGSIVISTDFVEEKSKEYGHSFNEEFSLLFIHGILHLLGYDHEVDNGEHRTKEEELIKQFNLPDSLIVRNS; this is encoded by the coding sequence ATGATTGATTTAGAAAATAATACAGATTTTGAAATTGATATTTCAAGTTTAGAAAATATTGCAAATACTCTTACAAAAAAAGATATTGAGCTAATGGTAGTAAAAAATGATGAAATACAAGTGTTAAACAAAGAACATAGAAACATAGATAAAGCAACAGATGTTTTAAGTTTTCCAATGGATTTTGATTTTGACAATATGCCTTTGGGTTCTATTGTGATTTCGACTGATTTTGTGGAAGAAAAATCAAAAGAGTATGGACATAGCTTTAATGAAGAGTTTTCACTTTTATTTATTCATGGAATTTTACATCTTTTAGGATATGACCATGAAGTTGATAATGGGGAACACAGAACTAAAGAAGAAGAGCTAATAAAACAGTTTAATTTACCTGATAGCTTAATAGTTAGAAATTCTTAA
- a CDS encoding ferritin family protein encodes MKQHESYKCNVCGNTVEVSHVGGGKLHCCGEEMECITKDLTSVVLMKAFAGESMARNKYEYFAKIAQKEGYRDIAEHFQRAANNEKMHAKLELKAYNVLNYDKEFGDTSENLQYAIDGESYENTTMYPDFAKIAKEEGHSEIARMLDMIGKIEIEHENMYKMLKDRLDSDKEFISDEEEEWICEVCGHVHRGKKALKVCPVCKHPQEYQSRLNSKK; translated from the coding sequence ATGAAACAACACGAGAGTTATAAATGTAATGTTTGTGGGAATACAGTTGAAGTATCACACGTAGGTGGTGGAAAACTTCACTGCTGTGGTGAAGAGATGGAGTGTATAACAAAGGATTTAACTTCTGTTGTATTAATGAAAGCATTTGCTGGTGAGTCAATGGCTAGAAATAAATATGAATATTTTGCAAAAATTGCTCAAAAAGAAGGATACAGAGATATTGCTGAACATTTCCAAAGAGCTGCAAACAATGAAAAAATGCATGCTAAACTTGAATTAAAAGCATACAATGTTTTAAATTATGACAAAGAATTTGGAGATACAAGTGAAAATCTTCAATATGCAATTGATGGTGAATCTTATGAAAACACAACAATGTATCCTGATTTTGCAAAAATTGCAAAAGAAGAAGGTCATTCTGAAATTGCAAGAATGCTTGATATGATTGGTAAAATCGAAATCGAACATGAGAATATGTATAAAATGCTAAAAGATAGACTTGATTCTGATAAAGAATTTATAAGTGATGAGGAAGAAGAGTGGATTTGTGAAGTATGTGGACATGTTCATAGAGGTAAAAAAGCTCTAAAAGTTTGTCCAGTTTGTAAACATCCTCAAGAATACCAATCAAGATTAAACTCTAAAAAATAG
- the murJ gene encoding murein biosynthesis integral membrane protein MurJ, translating to MLLKSIFTNSSGILVSRVLGFIRDLLTASILGANIYSDIFFVAFKLPNLFRSVFADGAFTQAFIPSYAKSKHKIRFSSVVFLQLFGFLILLSLFVTFFSHMVAKAIAIGFNEETIDLAAPLFAINFYYLPIIFAVTFMAALLQYKHHFATTAYSTALLNIAMIISLLISKNLDKYEITFYLSYGVLAGGILQILAHLYSIRKHNLCKIFHFKKHEKKEESKFYKNFFSATFGSSTLHISAFIDTWLASFLISGSISYLYYANRIFQLPLAIFAIATSIALFPMVAKAIKNKDEDRALRLMKKSALILFALLSISTFIGIVFNEFIIKLLFERGQFTSSDTQNTAFILVMYLIGLLPFGLAKIFSLWLYAKEQQFLTAKISMYSLTCNIIFSLILIKPFGAAGLAFAGTIGGFVLFILTIKAFGFKKFILMFSKS from the coding sequence ATGTTACTTAAATCAATTTTCACAAATAGCTCTGGAATTTTAGTTTCAAGGGTTTTAGGTTTTATAAGAGACTTGTTAACAGCTTCTATTTTGGGTGCTAATATCTACTCTGATATATTTTTTGTAGCTTTTAAACTACCAAATTTATTTAGAAGTGTATTTGCAGATGGAGCTTTTACTCAAGCATTTATACCATCTTACGCAAAATCAAAACATAAAATTAGATTCTCTTCAGTTGTATTTTTACAACTATTTGGTTTTCTAATTCTTTTATCACTATTTGTAACTTTTTTTTCTCATATGGTTGCAAAAGCAATTGCCATTGGTTTTAATGAAGAAACAATTGATTTAGCTGCACCATTATTTGCAATAAATTTTTATTATTTACCAATAATATTTGCAGTAACTTTTATGGCAGCACTTTTACAATATAAACATCATTTTGCAACAACAGCTTATTCAACAGCTCTTTTAAATATTGCAATGATAATTTCACTTTTGATTTCAAAAAATTTAGATAAATATGAGATTACATTTTATCTATCTTATGGAGTTCTTGCAGGGGGAATATTACAAATACTAGCCCACTTATACTCTATTAGAAAACACAATTTATGTAAAATTTTTCATTTTAAAAAACATGAAAAAAAAGAAGAGAGTAAATTTTATAAAAACTTTTTTTCCGCAACTTTTGGTTCATCAACTCTTCATATTTCAGCTTTTATAGATACATGGTTAGCATCTTTTTTGATAAGTGGATCAATTTCATATTTATATTACGCAAATAGAATTTTTCAACTTCCTCTAGCTATTTTTGCAATTGCCACATCAATTGCTCTTTTTCCAATGGTTGCAAAGGCTATAAAAAATAAAGATGAAGATAGAGCATTAAGATTAATGAAAAAATCAGCACTGATTTTATTTGCTCTATTATCAATTTCAACTTTTATTGGAATTGTATTTAACGAGTTCATAATAAAACTTCTTTTTGAAAGAGGTCAATTTACAAGTAGCGATACTCAAAATACAGCTTTCATTTTAGTAATGTATTTAATTGGATTATTGCCTTTTGGTCTTGCAAAGATTTTTTCACTTTGGCTGTATGCAAAAGAACAACAATTTTTAACTGCAAAAATATCAATGTATAGTTTGACTTGTAATATCATATTTTCATTAATTTTAATAAAACCATTTGGAGCAGCAGGTCTTGCCTTTGCAGGAACTATTGGAGGATTTGTACTATTTATTTTAACAATAAAAGCATTTGGATTTAAAAAGTTTATATTAATGTTTTCTAAATCTTAA
- a CDS encoding ferritin family protein, with translation MKQYESYKCNTCGCEVEVQVTGANAKLSCCGHEMEMVTTNLTAINLMKAFAGESQARNKYEFFAQIAFDEGYHKIARFFKEAAENEKYHAIAEFKAYNKLVHNIELDSTEKNIQYAADGEKYEHEEMYPNFEAIAKEEGLKEIARMFKAIGKVEVEHEKEYLELKQALIDEGFLQSEEEEEWICEVCGHVHRGKKPPKACPLCAVEKEYFKKKSKDVTVG, from the coding sequence ATGAAACAATATGAATCATATAAATGTAACACATGTGGATGTGAAGTTGAAGTACAAGTAACAGGTGCAAATGCAAAATTATCTTGCTGTGGACATGAAATGGAAATGGTTACAACAAATTTAACAGCTATTAACTTAATGAAAGCCTTTGCAGGAGAATCTCAAGCTAGAAATAAATATGAATTTTTTGCACAAATTGCATTTGACGAAGGTTACCATAAAATTGCAAGATTTTTTAAAGAGGCAGCTGAAAATGAAAAATACCATGCAATTGCAGAGTTTAAAGCATATAATAAATTAGTTCACAATATTGAATTAGATAGTACAGAAAAAAATATCCAATACGCAGCAGATGGCGAAAAATATGAACATGAAGAGATGTACCCAAATTTTGAAGCAATTGCTAAAGAAGAGGGATTAAAAGAGATTGCAAGAATGTTTAAAGCAATTGGAAAAGTTGAAGTTGAACATGAGAAAGAGTATTTAGAATTAAAACAAGCATTAATTGATGAAGGTTTTTTACAATCCGAAGAGGAAGAAGAGTGGATTTGTGAAGTGTGTGGTCATGTTCATAGAGGGAAAAAACCACCAAAAGCTTGTCCTTTATGTGCAGTTGAAAAGGAATATTTCAAGAAAAAGTCTAAAGATGTAACAGTTGGTTAG
- the radA gene encoding DNA repair protein RadA codes for MAKKKISLFECQHCGEQATKWLGKCPNCGSWDSFIELNQEQQEVLKHTSKLVNTTSKAVPITQIQQDNVTRFSSFNDEFDLVLGGGIVPGSLTLIGGSPGVGKSTLLLKVAGSIAKSGKKVLYVSGEESAGQIKLRANRLDANHDSLYLLSEIKLEEIQDELLRENYEVVIIDSIQTIYSSNLSSAPGSVSQVREITFELMRKAKESDIAMFIIGHITKDGSIAGPRVLEHMVDTVLYFEGEASRELRMLRGFKNRFGSTSEIGIFEMTAEGLISAKDIASKFFDKSKAQSGSALTVVMEGSRAIILEVQALVTESTYPNPKRSATGFDANRLTMLLALLEKKIDLPLNNYDVFINISGGIKIKESSADLAVIAAIISSYRDRPISKESAFIGEVSLTGEIKDVYSIDIRLKEAQAQGMKKAVIAQKTNLKLDIKTFAVDEVSKMIELF; via the coding sequence ATGGCAAAAAAGAAAATATCACTATTTGAGTGTCAACACTGTGGAGAACAAGCTACAAAATGGCTTGGAAAATGTCCTAACTGTGGCTCATGGGATTCATTTATTGAATTAAATCAAGAGCAACAAGAGGTTCTAAAACATACTTCAAAACTTGTAAATACAACTTCAAAAGCCGTACCAATTACTCAAATACAACAAGATAATGTAACTAGATTTTCATCTTTTAATGATGAGTTTGATTTAGTTCTTGGTGGTGGAATAGTTCCAGGAAGTTTAACTTTGATTGGTGGAAGTCCAGGGGTTGGGAAATCTACACTTTTATTAAAAGTTGCAGGAAGTATCGCAAAATCTGGTAAAAAAGTTCTTTATGTTTCAGGGGAAGAGAGTGCTGGACAGATAAAACTGCGAGCAAATAGATTAGATGCGAATCATGATAGTTTATATCTTTTAAGTGAAATAAAGCTTGAAGAGATTCAAGATGAACTTTTAAGAGAAAATTATGAAGTTGTAATCATTGACTCTATTCAAACAATCTACTCTTCAAATCTAAGTTCAGCGCCTGGAAGTGTGAGCCAAGTGAGAGAAATCACTTTTGAGCTAATGCGTAAAGCAAAAGAGTCAGATATTGCAATGTTTATAATTGGTCACATCACAAAAGATGGAAGTATTGCAGGACCTAGAGTACTTGAACATATGGTTGATACGGTTTTATATTTTGAAGGTGAAGCTAGTAGGGAACTGCGAATGTTAAGAGGTTTCAAAAATAGATTTGGTTCAACTTCTGAAATTGGAATTTTTGAAATGACAGCAGAAGGACTTATAAGTGCCAAAGATATTGCTTCAAAATTCTTTGATAAATCAAAAGCACAAAGTGGTTCAGCTCTTACAGTTGTTATGGAGGGAAGCCGTGCTATAATTTTGGAAGTTCAAGCGCTAGTTACAGAGAGTACTTATCCAAATCCCAAAAGAAGTGCTACAGGTTTTGATGCAAATAGACTTACAATGCTTCTTGCGCTTCTTGAAAAAAAAATTGATTTACCATTGAATAATTATGATGTATTTATAAATATAAGTGGTGGAATAAAAATCAAAGAAAGTTCAGCTGATTTAGCTGTAATTGCAGCAATTATCTCTTCTTACAGAGATAGACCAATTTCAAAAGAATCTGCTTTTATTGGTGAAGTTTCACTAACTGGAGAAATAAAAGATGTTTATTCTATTGATATAAGGCTAAAAGAAGCTCAAGCTCAAGGAATGAAAAAAGCTGTAATTGCTCAAAAAACAAATTTGAAACTTGATATTAAAACCTTTGCTGTGGATGAAGTATCTAAAATGATAGAACTATTTTAA
- a CDS encoding M16 family metallopeptidase, translating to MNRSKNSNLIKIFIIQFLLLITISGELMSSSLPKYYTKTLENGLEIVAIPMKNSSGVISTDVFYKVGSRDEKMGKSGIAHMLEHLNFKSTKNLKAGEFDEIVKGFGGMNNASTSFDYTHYYIKSASKNMDKSVGLFADLMENLTLKDEEFQPERDVVAEERRWRTDNNPMGYLQFRLFNNAYIYHPYHWTPIGFMSDIQNWTITDIRDFHSTYYQPKNAIVVVAGDIDEKDVFSSVEKHFKNIKNTKEIPSLLHTVEPVQDGEKRVVINKESAVQMIAITYHIPNFEHEDQVALSALSEFLSSGKSSILQKKLVDEKRLVNTIYAYNMELKDPGIFMFMAVANEGVDAKEIEKEILDTIAQIQKGDISQKDIDKIKINTKADFIFSLESSTEVASLYGSYFVRDNIKPLLNYEENVDKLTKDDLINVAKKYLTKNNSTTVILKQEDK from the coding sequence ATGAATAGAAGTAAAAATAGTAATTTAATTAAGATATTCATTATTCAATTTTTATTATTAATTACAATTTCGGGAGAATTAATGAGTAGCAGTTTACCAAAATATTATACAAAAACTTTAGAAAATGGTTTAGAAATAGTTGCAATTCCAATGAAAAATAGTTCAGGTGTTATATCAACTGATGTTTTTTATAAAGTTGGAAGTAGAGATGAAAAAATGGGTAAAAGTGGAATTGCTCATATGTTAGAACATTTAAATTTTAAATCTACAAAAAACTTAAAAGCTGGAGAATTTGATGAAATAGTAAAAGGTTTTGGTGGGATGAATAATGCCTCTACATCATTTGACTACACTCATTATTACATAAAATCTGCTTCAAAAAACATGGATAAATCTGTAGGATTATTTGCAGATTTAATGGAAAATTTAACGCTAAAAGATGAAGAATTCCAACCTGAACGTGATGTTGTAGCTGAAGAAAGAAGATGGAGAACAGATAATAATCCAATGGGATATTTACAATTCAGACTTTTTAACAATGCTTATATTTACCATCCATATCACTGGACACCAATTGGATTTATGAGTGATATTCAAAACTGGACAATCACTGATATTAGAGATTTTCATAGTACTTATTATCAACCAAAAAATGCAATAGTTGTAGTTGCCGGTGATATTGATGAAAAAGATGTTTTTTCATCTGTTGAGAAACATTTTAAGAATATTAAAAATACAAAAGAGATTCCTTCACTTCTTCATACAGTTGAACCAGTTCAAGATGGAGAAAAAAGAGTAGTAATAAATAAAGAATCAGCTGTTCAAATGATTGCAATAACTTATCATATTCCAAACTTTGAACATGAAGATCAAGTTGCTCTTTCAGCTCTTAGTGAATTTTTAAGTAGTGGGAAAAGTTCAATTTTACAAAAGAAACTTGTAGATGAGAAAAGATTAGTAAACACAATTTATGCCTATAATATGGAATTAAAAGACCCTGGAATTTTCATGTTTATGGCCGTTGCAAATGAAGGTGTTGATGCTAAAGAAATTGAAAAAGAAATTTTAGATACAATTGCGCAAATCCAAAAAGGTGATATTTCTCAAAAAGATATTGATAAAATTAAAATAAATACAAAAGCTGATTTTATTTTTTCACTTGAAAGTTCAACTGAAGTGGCTTCTTTATATGGTTCTTATTTTGTAAGAGACAATATAAAACCTCTTTTAAATTATGAGGAAAATGTAGATAAACTAACTAAAGATGATTTAATTAATGTTGCAAAAAAATACTTGACAAAAAATAACTCTACAACAGTTATTTTAAAGCAAGAAGATAAATAA